One stretch of Prunus persica cultivar Lovell chromosome G1, Prunus_persica_NCBIv2, whole genome shotgun sequence DNA includes these proteins:
- the LOC18793506 gene encoding PTI1-like tyrosine-protein kinase 3, producing MRKWLCCTCHVEESYPSNENEHLKSPKHYTDGNQKGNKVSAPVKSDVQKAPPPIEVPPLSLEELKEKTDNFGSKSLIGEGSYGRVYYASLNDGKAVAVKKLDVASEPESNGEFLTQVSMVSRLKHENLVELLGYCVDGSLRVLAYEFATMGSLHDILHGRKGVQGAQPGPTLDWLQRVRIAVDAARGLEYLHEKVQPAIIHRDIRSSNVLLFEDFKAKIADFNLSNQAPDMAARLHSTRVLGTFGYHAPEYAMTGQLTQKSDVYSFGVVLLELLTGRKPVDHTMPRGQQSLVTWATPRLSEDKVKQCVDPKLKGDYPAKGVAKLAAVAALCVQYEAEFRPNMSIVVKALQPLLKLPPPQAPEP from the exons ATGCGCAAGTGGCTCTGTTGTACTTGTCACGTCGAAGAGTCTTATCCATCAAACGAAAATGAACACCTGAAGAGCCCGAAGCATTATACAGATG GGAACCAAAAGGGCAATAAGGTGTCAGCTCCTGTAAAATCTGACGTACAGAAGGCCCCACCACCTATTGAAGTGCCTCCATTGTCTTTGGAGGAGCTGAAAGAGAAGACTGACAATTTCGGATCTAAGTCATTGATTGGTGAAGGATCATATGGAAGAGTATATTATGCAAGCTTGAATGATGGTAAAGCTGTGGCCGTGAAGAAGCTTGACGTTGCATCTGAGCCTGAGTCAAATGGCGAGTTTTTGACCCAG GTTTCCATGGTTTCGAGATTGAAGCACGAAAATCTTGTTGAGTTGCTTGGTTACTGTGTGGACGGAAGTTTGCGCGTGCTTGCTTATGAGTTTGCGACCATGGGATCTCTACACGACATATTACATG GTAGAAAGGGAGTTCAAGGGGCTCAACCAGGTCCCACACTAGACTGGTTGCAGCGGGTTAGAATTGCAGTTGATGCGGCTAGGGGATTGGAATACTTGCATGAGAAGGTTCAACCTGCTATTATACACAGAGATATAAGATCTAGTAATGTGCTTCTCTTTGAAGATTTCAAAGCCAAGATTGCAGATTTTAATCTATCAAATCAGGCTCCTGATATGGCTGCTCGTCTTCATTCCACTCGAGTTTTGGGAACGTTTGGCTATCATGCCCCAGA GTATGCAATGACTGGTCAATTGACACAGAAGAGTGATGTGTACAGCTTTGGTGTGGTTCTTCTAGAACTTCTGACTGGGAGGAAACCTGTCGATCATACAATGCCACGTGGACAGCAGAGTCTTGTTACTTGG GCTACTCCAAGATTGAGTGAAGACAAAGTTAAACAATGTGTAGATCCAAAGCTAAAGGGAGATTATCCTGCTAAAGGAGTCGCaaag CTGGCCGCTGTGGCAGCATTGTGTGTGCAATATGAAGCTGAATTCCGGCCAAATATGAGCATTGTTGTCAAGGCTCTTCAACCACTTCTGAAGCTGCCACCACCACAAGCTCCGGAGCCTTGA